A stretch of the Photobacterium toruni genome encodes the following:
- a CDS encoding pilus assembly FimT family protein, with the protein MNKGFTLIELVIVIVILGILAVVAAPKFMGISSDARKANLAQLASTLQTSAKLAHTKAILAGKDNTSAIIKIAGNDVRMAQGYPTATTDGIVQVITDANEWHPIVPSIKILGGLHKSVTGLMMFSQYPINKMSATEAFNTQCFVLYTDLSTAAEAQPDSSSNHNSNSHDLGLIKKTLCYLLSWVGADQYIGFCRKPNDNNGKESGTQIDKNFGTDGPEISIVSKGC; encoded by the coding sequence ATGAATAAAGGATTTACACTAATAGAGTTAGTTATTGTTATCGTGATTCTCGGTATTTTAGCTGTCGTAGCAGCACCAAAATTTATGGGAATTAGCTCTGACGCCCGTAAAGCAAACTTAGCGCAACTAGCATCGACTCTTCAAACTTCGGCAAAATTAGCGCACACAAAAGCAATTCTTGCTGGTAAAGATAATACTTCTGCAATAATTAAAATTGCAGGCAATGATGTAAGAATGGCTCAAGGCTATCCTACAGCAACAACAGATGGCATCGTTCAAGTTATAACTGATGCAAATGAATGGCATCCAATTGTGCCATCAATAAAGATTTTAGGTGGCTTACATAAATCTGTAACTGGTTTGATGATGTTCTCTCAATACCCTATTAATAAAATGTCAGCGACTGAAGCTTTTAATACCCAATGTTTTGTTCTATATACTGATTTAAGCACTGCGGCAGAAGCTCAACCCGACTCTTCATCAAACCATAATAGTAATAGCCATGACTTAGGATTAATCAAAAAAACACTCTGTTATTTACTCTCATGGGTAGGTGCTGATCAGTATATTGGTTTTTGTCGCAAACCTAACGATAACAATGGAAAAGAATCAGGAACACAAATTGATAAGAATTTCGGCACAGACGGACCTGAAATTTCTATCGTTTCAAAAGGCTGCTAA
- a CDS encoding DUF2913 family protein, producing the protein MNKSQQLLDISTNALLHLEFKKLDKRLTQTEQNNLLVQYLKKIIKNDGYRTVKKSIKNWLLRGRKSGVCLASILNNDRERILQTSSTDLYRFVDLIESVEAQLHTQVQYSLAHNINLNARFGKVLVCVVDEDLTSSFDSDGLMIKSTQLLFIGSSEYKDLFSAAIDQSGYFQSVIAYEDESHLRVELFRL; encoded by the coding sequence ATGAACAAGTCTCAACAATTACTCGATATTAGTACTAATGCCTTACTACATCTAGAATTTAAAAAGCTTGATAAACGGCTGACACAAACTGAGCAAAATAACCTACTTGTTCAGTATCTAAAGAAAATCATCAAGAATGATGGATATCGTACAGTTAAAAAATCGATTAAAAATTGGTTATTGCGCGGTAGAAAATCTGGTGTATGTTTAGCATCAATACTTAATAATGATCGTGAGCGAATTCTACAAACCAGTTCAACAGACCTTTATCGTTTTGTTGACCTTATTGAAAGCGTTGAAGCTCAATTACATACACAAGTACAATATTCACTCGCACATAATATCAATCTTAATGCGCGCTTTGGTAAAGTATTAGTCTGTGTCGTTGATGAAGATTTAACGTCTAGTTTTGATAGTGATGGACTGATGATCAAATCAACGCAACTTTTATTCATTGGCAGTAGTGAATATAAAGATTTATTTTCAGCAGCTATTGACCAAAGTGGTTATTTTCAATCTGTTATTGCATATGAAGATGAGAGTCACCTTCGCGTTGAGCTGTTTAGGCTATAG
- a CDS encoding aminotransferase class V-fold PLP-dependent enzyme, producing the protein MATALGKQNICIWHGHFHAQGLCEQLNLMKYGGVIRIGCMHYNTYNEIDTLFDGLNCYLTSN; encoded by the coding sequence ATTGCTACCGCGTTAGGAAAACAAAATATCTGTATTTGGCATGGTCATTTTCACGCACAAGGTTTATGTGAACAATTAAATCTAATGAAATATGGTGGCGTAATTCGTATCGGCTGTATGCATTACAATACCTACAATGAAATTGATACTTTATTTGATGGGCTCAATTGTTACTTAACCTCCAACTAA
- a CDS encoding SulP family inorganic anion transporter yields the protein MQNKVHNMMAWRQDLFAGLSVAAIALPAQMATAHLAGFPVIYGLYVFVISSIGFFIFGSNRYLSCGADSTIAPIFAVSLASYATLFSVQYMALASLLALLVGGILLCVYAFKLGWVANLLSYPVTLGFLAGVSIHIIVSQLPSILGLPHSSASPFQTLYHLVQHITQLNFITTFIGGGVFGFIFWFSRQYKRFPAALIALAISITIEIALNSNNIHIPTLSNPAGFELHWAFIGLPWHQALTIFPLALLIAMICIVQTSAVSSTIKDRNTTPNFNRDFAGIGLGSVLSGLIGGFPGNASPPRSMLIQQGGAHSKWAALFSAAVICLVLLYAQNVFHLIPKATLAGILMYVGLSIFKWTEIKRICHQNRQEFYLCLATMLMIVTFRIDIGVMFGVLLSLLHSVFIITRPNCEELFREPNCDHWGHRSRLNPEQNLSTEEDVAVLHFSAPLYFTTFSYFEERILNLANTRPLLRLVIIDASSISDMDLTAVDKIEVLSQKLTHRNITLLFVNIEHPRFRRLVETTHLLTILDQKTEYTSIEDAITAYR from the coding sequence ATGCAGAACAAAGTACATAATATGATGGCATGGCGTCAGGATCTTTTTGCAGGATTATCCGTCGCAGCTATTGCATTACCAGCCCAAATGGCAACAGCACATTTAGCGGGGTTCCCCGTTATTTATGGTTTATACGTTTTTGTAATATCCAGTATTGGCTTTTTTATTTTCGGCAGTAACCGTTATTTATCATGTGGTGCCGATTCAACCATCGCCCCTATTTTTGCAGTGAGTCTTGCCAGTTACGCCACGTTATTCAGTGTACAATACATGGCACTAGCTTCATTATTAGCGTTGCTTGTCGGAGGTATTTTACTGTGTGTCTATGCCTTTAAATTGGGCTGGGTTGCCAACTTACTTTCTTATCCTGTGACATTAGGCTTTTTAGCCGGGGTTTCAATACATATTATTGTTAGCCAGTTACCGTCAATTTTAGGCTTACCACACAGTTCAGCATCACCCTTTCAAACGCTTTATCATTTAGTGCAACATATTACACAGTTGAATTTCATCACGACATTCATTGGTGGTGGCGTATTTGGCTTTATCTTCTGGTTTAGCCGTCAATACAAACGCTTTCCTGCCGCTTTAATTGCCTTAGCAATCAGTATTACGATTGAAATCGCCTTAAATTCAAACAATATCCATATACCAACATTATCTAATCCAGCAGGATTTGAACTTCATTGGGCTTTTATTGGCTTACCTTGGCATCAAGCATTAACAATTTTTCCGTTAGCATTATTGATAGCCATGATTTGTATTGTCCAAACTTCAGCGGTATCAAGTACCATTAAAGACCGTAATACTACCCCTAATTTTAATCGTGACTTTGCTGGTATCGGTTTAGGCTCAGTATTATCAGGTTTAATTGGTGGCTTTCCTGGTAATGCTAGTCCACCACGCAGCATGTTAATCCAACAAGGTGGTGCACATTCAAAATGGGCGGCATTATTTTCAGCAGCCGTTATTTGCCTCGTATTACTTTATGCTCAAAATGTTTTTCATTTAATACCTAAAGCAACCTTAGCGGGCATCTTAATGTATGTCGGTTTAAGCATTTTTAAATGGACTGAAATTAAGCGAATTTGTCATCAAAATCGTCAAGAATTCTATCTATGTTTAGCGACAATGCTAATGATCGTTACTTTCAGAATTGATATTGGCGTCATGTTTGGGGTTTTATTATCATTACTCCATAGTGTATTTATTATTACTCGACCAAACTGTGAAGAATTATTCAGAGAGCCTAACTGTGACCATTGGGGACACCGCTCACGTTTAAATCCAGAACAAAATTTATCAACAGAAGAAGATGTTGCCGTACTTCATTTTTCAGCACCATTATATTTTACGACCTTTTCATACTTTGAAGAGCGTATTTTAAATTTAGCCAATACTCGCCCGCTACTTCGTTTAGTCATTATTGATGCCAGTAGTATCAGTGATATGGATTTAACCGCTGTTGATAAAATTGAAGTATTAAGCCAAAAACTAACCCATCGAAATATCACATTATTGTTTGTTAATATCGAGCATCCAAGATTTAGACGCTTAGTTGAAACAACCCATTTATTAACGATATTAGATCAAAAAACAGAATATACGAGTATTGAAGATGCTATTACGGCTTATCGTTAA
- a CDS encoding L,D-transpeptidase family protein: MKFNRKKITSLIRSVITVSTLLTCGSALAADSVTSNTLDWHVLDGVTVNSATSLCSFSTVKVCNGSILNTLYAKNNFMPYWLNPVLVNAIMPQLQALADSKTLPGMTQRLKELKQLQALPDERGFDLLLTDSYLVYVDYVHQLMLDPRPLYNSHPVELTPLTLKMAQSYFPLTAQKINSLIPSSQFVSTMGVINHLLSLPANPLDSSNVHFDKVVYRGDTIPYGLKMATVLWNLGYLTQPQYQQITAQATITNTGVMNQAIKTFEGNYGLKMDGIIGPNVVSQLIRPYSSLARITALNLQRERFAQLKGNGPQIIVNIPDFKMTLYDNQQPVFESNIIDGMPKRPTNLFQSYINTVVINPYWYVPETIKVKNIIPAAKANPNFLKNSRIDVINSWSDRSVVPPSSIDWATVNPLTFTHEFRQDTGPENALGRVAFLMPDSFSVYMHDESQSEYPLFKHHHRDFSSGCMRVQKPRQMATMILSYQNMPTLPSVDDMINTNKHREIGLNTPVNLDVAYLTAWVTPTGQLEMRHDIYGYDSPRSKPIQNQFISIPNYRTHQRIKLALNGQTS, encoded by the coding sequence ATGAAATTTAATCGAAAAAAGATAACCTCATTGATTCGTTCGGTAATAACCGTTTCGACATTATTAACCTGTGGATCAGCTTTAGCTGCTGATAGCGTGACGAGCAATACGCTGGATTGGCATGTTTTAGATGGTGTTACGGTTAATAGTGCTACATCTTTGTGTTCGTTTTCAACGGTGAAAGTGTGCAACGGTAGCATTTTAAATACGTTGTATGCTAAAAATAACTTCATGCCATATTGGTTAAACCCAGTGCTTGTCAATGCGATTATGCCGCAATTACAAGCGTTGGCAGATTCCAAAACACTCCCTGGTATGACGCAACGTCTAAAAGAGTTGAAGCAACTACAAGCATTGCCAGATGAGCGTGGGTTTGATCTATTGTTGACAGATTCTTACTTGGTTTATGTCGATTATGTACATCAATTAATGCTAGATCCTCGACCACTATATAATTCTCATCCTGTAGAATTGACGCCCTTGACATTGAAGATGGCGCAGAGTTATTTCCCATTGACGGCTCAAAAGATCAATTCTCTTATTCCTTCTTCGCAGTTTGTTTCGACAATGGGGGTGATCAACCATTTATTAAGTTTACCCGCCAATCCACTTGATTCAAGTAATGTTCATTTTGATAAGGTTGTTTACCGAGGGGACACTATCCCTTATGGGCTTAAAATGGCAACAGTACTTTGGAATTTGGGTTATTTGACTCAGCCTCAGTATCAACAAATTACTGCTCAAGCGACGATTACCAATACCGGTGTAATGAATCAAGCGATTAAAACCTTTGAAGGTAATTATGGTTTGAAGATGGACGGTATTATAGGTCCTAACGTTGTGAGCCAATTGATACGTCCTTATTCAAGTTTAGCGCGTATTACTGCATTGAATTTACAGCGTGAACGTTTTGCACAATTAAAGGGAAATGGACCACAAATTATTGTGAACATTCCTGATTTCAAAATGACGCTATACGATAATCAACAGCCAGTATTTGAATCGAATATTATCGATGGAATGCCAAAACGCCCAACCAATTTGTTCCAGTCATACATTAATACGGTTGTGATTAATCCTTATTGGTATGTACCTGAAACGATAAAAGTTAAGAATATTATTCCAGCGGCTAAGGCTAATCCTAATTTTCTAAAAAATAGCCGAATTGATGTGATTAATAGCTGGAGTGATCGATCTGTTGTACCACCTAGTTCAATTGATTGGGCAACGGTGAACCCTCTGACATTTACACACGAATTCCGTCAAGATACTGGTCCTGAAAACGCCTTAGGTCGCGTAGCATTCTTGATGCCTGACTCATTTTCGGTGTATATGCATGATGAATCTCAATCTGAGTATCCATTGTTTAAACATCATCATCGAGATTTTAGTTCTGGTTGTATGCGTGTTCAAAAACCACGTCAGATGGCAACAATGATTTTGTCTTATCAAAATATGCCAACTTTACCTTCTGTTGACGATATGATTAATACCAATAAGCACCGTGAGATAGGGTTGAATACGCCAGTGAACCTTGATGTGGCTTATTTAACAGCTTGGGTAACACCGACTGGGCAGTTAGAGATGCGTCATGATATTTACGGTTATGATAGCCCTCGCTCTAAACCCATCCAGAATCAATTTATTTCAATTCCAAACTACCGTACGCATCAACGTATTAAATTGGCATTAAATGGTCAAACTAGCTAA
- a CDS encoding Na+/H+ antiporter NhaC family protein, whose amino-acid sequence MLSDTPRLPTVTESSFLLSLITFILMAGILYAHLDVHILLICTVILTMLFSARCGYSLTKQIDLIGDSLKEATGAMFAFILIGMIIGVWILSGTIPALIYYGLNFVSAAYFLPAGFLVCCAITYATGTNWGAASTIGVALIGMGLSLGFPLPVIAGMIISGGVFGVNLSPVSDVTILASATVGSQVQDHLKSLSIVGLPTVILATVIYYFMGNYYIGMGTTSANHIAELQRTISDIFYITPIVLLPIIITLGMTLFKVPSQIALFCGIFCGAIIAIIVQSQTLHQIFLSLNIGYQIPSGDPLLDKLLIRGGIQSMMWTFSLAFIALGMGGLLQHVGFLRVLLKRILPHIRSTFSLVATTLFTCVLGNMATSEVYISMILNGSLYKEVYEERGLSPHMLSRLLNEGAMTSGMLIPWTTAGAFMTATLGVSPFVYAPYAVYVWLVPLITLMSVAIGKTVLIPTLSEDL is encoded by the coding sequence ATGCTGTCAGATACACCCCGTTTACCAACTGTTACAGAATCATCTTTCTTATTAAGCCTGATTACTTTTATATTAATGGCTGGAATATTATATGCGCACCTTGATGTGCATATTTTATTAATATGTACCGTTATTCTTACGATGTTATTTAGTGCGCGTTGTGGTTATTCTTTAACTAAACAAATAGATCTTATTGGTGATAGTTTAAAAGAAGCAACAGGTGCGATGTTTGCTTTTATTCTTATTGGTATGATCATTGGTGTTTGGATTTTATCAGGAACGATCCCTGCTTTAATTTATTATGGACTCAACTTTGTTTCTGCAGCTTATTTCTTACCCGCAGGGTTTTTAGTTTGTTGTGCTATTACGTATGCGACAGGAACAAATTGGGGAGCAGCTTCAACTATTGGTGTTGCATTAATTGGTATGGGACTAAGCCTAGGATTTCCACTGCCTGTTATTGCTGGCATGATTATTTCTGGCGGTGTTTTTGGTGTGAATTTATCACCCGTTTCAGACGTCACTATTCTTGCATCAGCCACTGTTGGTAGCCAAGTTCAAGATCATCTTAAATCTCTTTCTATTGTTGGTTTGCCGACGGTTATTCTTGCAACTGTTATCTATTACTTTATGGGTAATTACTATATTGGAATGGGAACGACCAGTGCAAATCATATTGCTGAATTACAACGTACAATTAGTGATATTTTTTATATTACTCCGATTGTTTTATTACCCATAATTATTACATTAGGAATGACATTATTTAAAGTACCATCACAAATCGCCTTATTTTGTGGTATTTTTTGTGGAGCAATAATTGCCATAATAGTTCAGAGCCAAACATTACATCAAATATTCTTATCTTTAAATATTGGTTATCAGATTCCATCTGGCGATCCACTTCTCGATAAATTACTTATTCGTGGCGGGATCCAAAGTATGATGTGGACTTTTTCTCTAGCATTTATTGCTTTAGGCATGGGTGGGTTATTACAACATGTTGGTTTTCTTCGTGTATTATTAAAACGTATTTTACCTCATATTCGTTCTACTTTTAGTTTGGTTGCAACAACTCTTTTTACCTGCGTTCTCGGTAATATGGCGACCAGTGAAGTTTATATTTCGATGATTTTAAATGGCTCTCTTTATAAAGAAGTGTATGAGGAACGTGGTTTATCGCCACATATGTTAAGTCGATTACTTAATGAAGGGGCGATGACCTCTGGCATGTTGATTCCATGGACAACGGCAGGTGCATTTATGACAGCAACATTAGGGGTTAGTCCATTTGTATATGCGCCTTATGCGGTATATGTGTGGCTTGTTCCTTTAATTACGTTGATGTCTGTTGCTATTGGTAAAACAGTATTAATC
- a CDS encoding antibiotic biosynthesis monooxygenase family protein, whose translation MYIAMNRFKIRLGSEQEFIDIWKNRETYLDTVPGFQSFNLLQGASNDEYTLFASHSVWNSRQAFEDWTQSEAFRKAHTNARGNKEIYLGAPNFEGFKSCL comes from the coding sequence ATGTACATTGCAATGAACCGTTTCAAAATCCGTTTAGGCTCTGAACAAGAATTTATCGATATCTGGAAAAACCGTGAAACTTATCTCGATACAGTCCCTGGTTTTCAGTCATTTAATTTACTGCAGGGAGCATCTAATGATGAATATACCTTATTTGCTTCTCATTCGGTCTGGAATTCTCGTCAAGCATTTGAAGATTGGACACAATCAGAAGCATTCCGTAAAGCCCACACTAACGCTCGTGGTAATAAAGAGATCTATTTAGGAGCTCCGAACTTTGAAGGTTTTAAAAGCTGCCTTTGA
- a CDS encoding helix-turn-helix domain-containing protein, whose translation MDDLSTKLQKTTNARMRLRLLAVYYFIDGKSRYQIARYLKVSRTSVNKWITQYLNYGFEGLKEKNRSGRPSRLNNEQCHKIQVFITENAIKSQGQRLRAKDIQTFIYDEYQITYQSSMIYNLLKQWGFSWVIGHSKHLKQSIQTQIDCKNTSH comes from the coding sequence ATGGATGACCTTTCAACGAAACTACAAAAAACGACCAATGCAAGAATGCGACTACGTCTTCTTGCTGTTTACTATTTTATAGATGGTAAAAGTCGTTATCAAATAGCTCGCTATTTAAAAGTCAGCCGAACAAGTGTCAATAAATGGATTACACAATATTTAAATTATGGATTTGAAGGCTTAAAGGAAAAGAACCGTTCAGGGCGACCATCTCGTTTAAATAATGAACAATGCCATAAAATACAAGTATTTATTACTGAAAATGCGATTAAATCCCAAGGACAACGATTACGAGCAAAAGATATCCAAACTTTTATTTATGATGAATATCAAATTACTTATCAAAGTTCTATGATTTATAATTTACTAAAACAATGGGGATTTAGTTGGGTTATAGGTCACTCAAAACACCTAAAACAATCAATCCAGACTCAAATAGATTGTAAAAATACTTCACATTGA
- a CDS encoding DMT family transporter translates to MTNNKLGLLYSSITLLFWGILPIALKLSEKFIDATSLSWFRFFIAFIVIFIIQLTSNNLQQFRNITIKEMFKLLFAGIFLTLNYVTFVLALKYLSPGEAQLNFQVAPFFLAFGSLLFFKERLTAIQLSCLFTLAVGIILFFHPHISGHINTGSKVLIGVGIIEFSALSWACYTLLQKSLMAKISTSNVLLCVFGIGMVLLTPLTDFTRFATLTTFDWSIALFCAFNTLIAYSALAKALVFWPAAQVSAVVAVAPVISFISTAFVVLMGWWPNIIKAAHLTSLSIIGIIVIVGSVATMQLLPHLLTKNKLIKQSN, encoded by the coding sequence ATGACAAATAATAAGCTTGGCTTACTTTACAGCAGCATTACACTTCTATTTTGGGGAATATTGCCTATTGCGCTCAAACTTTCAGAAAAATTCATTGATGCAACATCATTGAGTTGGTTTCGTTTTTTTATCGCTTTTATTGTTATTTTTATAATTCAACTAACATCCAATAATTTACAACAATTTAGAAACATAACTATAAAGGAGATGTTTAAACTTTTATTCGCTGGCATTTTTTTAACGCTGAACTATGTTACTTTTGTGTTAGCGCTAAAATATTTATCACCAGGAGAAGCTCAGCTAAATTTCCAAGTTGCTCCCTTTTTTCTTGCTTTTGGTAGCTTATTATTTTTTAAAGAACGCTTAACAGCAATTCAACTATCTTGTTTATTTACATTAGCTGTTGGTATCATTCTTTTCTTCCATCCTCATATTAGTGGACATATAAATACAGGCAGTAAAGTATTAATTGGCGTTGGAATTATTGAGTTTTCAGCATTATCTTGGGCATGTTATACCCTTTTACAAAAATCATTAATGGCTAAGATATCCACGTCAAATGTTCTACTATGTGTCTTTGGTATTGGCATGGTGCTCTTAACGCCACTAACTGATTTTACTCGATTCGCCACCTTAACGACTTTTGATTGGAGTATTGCTTTATTTTGCGCATTCAATACCTTAATTGCTTATAGTGCATTAGCAAAAGCATTAGTTTTTTGGCCTGCGGCTCAAGTCAGTGCTGTTGTTGCCGTTGCGCCAGTGATCAGCTTTATATCAACAGCATTTGTTGTCCTTATGGGATGGTGGCCAAACATTATAAAAGCAGCCCATCTGACTTCACTGTCAATAATTGGTATTATCGTCATAGTTGGCTCTGTTGCAACTATGCAATTATTACCGCATTTATTAACTAAAAATAAGCTCATCAAACAATCTAATTAA